ATCACCTGCAATAATTATGGATCTTTGTCAATAAAGACTGATTCGTTGTATAAAATCAAATATGGGAGCGGAATGAACATCATTCTGCTCTCATATTATTGTCTTTAGACCAAAATAAATTTTATAAAATTGGAATACAACCCACTTGTGTGGTATACTAAATATAGTGATATACTTTGAAACGTATTAAGAGTGCTATGCTTACATTTATACTCTCCTTTTGCTTATCAAACAATTATTGCAACAAAACGCATACGTAGTGATGCACAAGGAGGAAATAGTATGAATAATGGTACAGTAAAATGGTTTAATGCAGATAAAGGTTTTGGTTTTATCACCGGAGAGAATGGCCAAGATGTCTTTGCTCATTTTTCTGCGATTCAAGCAGATGGCTACAAGTCTCTTGATGAAGGTCAAGCAGTCACCTTTGATACTGAAGAAGGTCAACGTGGCATGCAAGCCGTTAATATTTGCACAGCATAAATGATTTGTTCAACCGTCTCAATTGCTTGAGACGGTTTTTTTAATACTTAAAAAGGGGAGATTATTATGAGTTTTGGAAAGTGGAAACCAATAGAACCATCGATTGAAGGCTTGGCTTTTAAAGAAAATCAACAGGTATCATTTAAACATAAAAAGAAACAAGTCGTTGGAACCATCGTATCCCTGCTAAACAATTCGGCAGTTGTCACTCTAAGTA
This window of the Enterococcus mundtii genome carries:
- a CDS encoding cold-shock protein gives rise to the protein MNNGTVKWFNADKGFGFITGENGQDVFAHFSAIQADGYKSLDEGQAVTFDTEEGQRGMQAVNICTA